In Mangifera indica cultivar Alphonso unplaced genomic scaffold, CATAS_Mindica_2.1 Un_0003, whole genome shotgun sequence, the genomic stretch aaaatatttaataaaagtttgaggGCAAAccattattcaatttttcagtcaatattacaaaatataataaaagttatttttatgttatcaaCCTAAGGGTCGGTGTGAAAATTGACTATCAAATGTTAAAAAGTGACAAGCTTAGGCGAGAAATGTTAAAGAGTCAAAGATAGCTAGTATGTACTTGCAAGCATGCACATCTAGCGGACCTGTACCACAATGGCGCCAGCTTTGCATTTGGTTGAGTCATGTCCTGTGTAAATGCATCCAGGTCATGTCTACTGGCTACTGacgtaaattaattaattcaatcatatataaatcaagATAAATATCTCTGAAAATGgacaattaataattatattgcaGGAGGACAGAAACCTTGCTCTCTTTCTCTACATATTGTTAAAGaggctttatatatatatatagcctcGTTATTGCTTGACGACAACAAgaagaaatcaaaatatatagaaCGCAGCAACCCAACACGTTGTCTGTGTTAATTTTTGCAGAAAAGGTCAAGAGAAGGAATTATGAGGGTCAGGAAGAGGGGAAATGGTGTCTCCGACGCCAAAAAAGACATTCTTCCACATCTTGAATTGAGTCATAACTCTTGCTGCACGTACGCCACTTACTAACATGCTCTTCCTTAGCTTCTTAAACCTCTTCCCAATTTTGAGCTTTAGTCTGCATAATCGGATCCTCAGAAATGAGGGTTTTCTTCGAGAGCTTGAGTGATCAGCTTTCTCTAATACTTTGTGGATCAAAAACTGAGCCCGTTGATGCTTCAACTCTTCTGGATCTTCCTTGTCCATCTTTGTGTATCCATTTCTTGTCACTAAACTCATTTTCTATGAAACCGCAGAACAAATAAGAAGAGATAATGATGGCTCAAGTTTATGAGTCGCTTGATTTATGCATTTATATAATCGAAAATGGTAAGAATGTGGGCCTTGAGGTTTATGAAAGCATTGCATGTGCAGTCATGTTTggttcaatattttaattaacgAAAATTGATACTGCCTCAGTTGGCCCTCCCAACTGACCCACCCTGGCACCTCCTGCATCAAAAAActacttaataatttaattatgaatattagattaattaagacataatatttattaactctcttttttttaattattggtttAATGAATTTTTCACATTTCTAATTCAATATTAGACATCTTaacagaaataattaatttttaaaattatttgtcaaataatcacaattagattttaattatacataatcTAATAATCATAAAAAGGGATATAGCCATAGTGTAACCAATGGGTCACCTAACcgtactaaatttttttttatttgtgaccatattaaataatttataatactaaaaaatatttccattaaaagataaacaaatatatatatatataatcctCACATTATTTGCACGTATAAAAgataattctttttattatttttatatttaaaaaaacctcattgataatttgtaaattataatatatcttagTAAACTCCTAATTGGTGATTTCTTCCAATTTCTCAACTCATACTTCAAGCTTAAAGTAGCTTTAACACTTTCTTTGTTAATTAGtaaatttctaatatattatattagataaattaaattttcagttatccaataatacaaattttgtgTCTGAATTAGGCCATTAGCTATAGACAAGTTTCTAATCTGATACTattttcaatgaaacaattatacaaaatttttagaatatgaAGAATCATCGGGGGCAATTATAGAAAtgataattatgtataattttaaagtttactTTTAGATTAATAACCATATTTATTGCtttaataagttaattttattgcAAATTTAATTAGTTCAATATTTTGCCTCCAATAACAAAAATCCTTGCTAGGCCTTGATCATAAATTATACCAAATATGTAAGAATTAATTATCATGTagtcaattatttttaaaatcataatttataatcataatcaaataatcatgaactttttcaaattgacactttttataacattatttaatattaaactcatttaatcattttaaaaattattaaggtatcttatataattattgaaaaagaaaattatataaatacctTAAATTAAGGGGGTGTAAGcgaaattatccaaaacaatcaagattaagcaaaaatgtccctttttgtgaaatgaccaaactaccccgatatataaacaaaggattttacaaattctttcttttattttcccaCGGTTTTACTAtacaaattcaaagattttCGCGTCTCTCACGATCATCCCACGGGCAAAgcaattttcatcaaatttcgTGTTTTTTGaccataaaaaatgacaaagaatgTCAGTACATCTTCcctattattatttgaattaatttattattaagattattgagatttgagggaaaTTTTGAGGTTTAGGGttctagggttttgattttgaataatgcataaaatgttttgattcatgattgttttggttgaatttcttaaggggttttgtgttataggatatgtacatttgatttgtgttgaaattggaggcaaaaatgatgatttttgggTTGGAAAAGGGGTTAGAATAGCTTGTGCTTCTGTCCATGGAAACAGCGGATCCCACGATCAGGAGGAATTTTCCCACAGTCAAGACAAActgaccgtgggttagggggcgaagtagctttttcaaaatattagggagttGGGGGAGAGCGGTTAGTCCACTAGGGGTCTTTGGAAATTTTACATAGGACATTGCACTAATGTCATGAATACCCTGGGTTGGGGgggaaatttattttttacatataggGTTTCtcgacatgtagttttcaaattttatatctgttttttatgttttagggcttttcaatatgtagtttacGAATTTGACATTcggttttttcatttttgtacttttttggcatatttttcgatgtaatgatgaaatttctatttgatattttagtttgttcatttataagatatatcaattcgtatttttgaatattagttttattttttcgaatttcaccgttttaagatatattgactcatattttttagatttctaaataattttttgattattgtcattctaaaGTATCTCAacttatagaattcgaatttcaattacattttttcaatttttaccattttacgatatatcaattcatattttttagatttccaaacaattttttgatttttcacattcaacgtatagaattcaaatttcagttccttttttcgaatttcatcatttttgaatatatcgacttgtattttaagattttcgaacgattttttgattattgacattttagggtatttcaatgtatagaattcgaatttcaattcttttttttgaatttcatcatttttgaatatatcgactcattttttcatatttttgaattatttttcgattgttgagtttttagggtatttcaacttatagaattcgaatttcagttttgttttttttattttcgtcaTTTTAGGATAGGTTGtatcgtattttcagattttcaaataattttttcgattgttgacattctaaagtatttcaacgtatagaattcaaattttaatttcgtttttttttatttttgccattttagaATAGATCGTctcatattttcagatttttgaacatttttttttattgttgacattctagggcatttcaatatataggaatcgaattttagttttatgattttcgaatatatcgacttgtattttttagattttcaaacgattttttaattgttgacattctagggtatttcatcttatagaattcgaatttcaatttcgtttatttgaatttcatctttttcaaatatatctactcaaatttttggattttcgaatgatttttttattgttgacattttaaggtattttaacatatagaattcgaattttagtttcgtttttttgagtttcatcattttcgaatatatcaacttgtattttagatttttaaatgatttttttattattaacattctaaagtatttcaatgtatagaattcaaatttctgtttcatttttcagatttttgtcgTTTTTGTTGCATATATATACCACTGACAATTTTCATCCTCGTACTAAATATCCCATCGCTCCTTGTCAAACTTCTTGACCTTGAATTGAAATCTTTTCAGTAGGGCTAATTGtttcacaacatctttcaattgttctttattatggaaaatatcaccaagcttTACATCATTCTCTTCTCGAATTGATCTTGTACCatctgatgatgatgatggctatggaggaaaatcaggaagccacttAAATGAATCAGTggggacattatcaaaaaatggcctAGAAGTATTTTCATCACCCAAAATAAAATCTTCAAGTTGTAAATTATTC encodes the following:
- the LOC123205322 gene encoding uncharacterized protein LOC123205322, which codes for MSLVTRNGYTKMDKEDPEELKHQRAQFLIHKVLEKADHSSSRRKPSFLRIRLCRLKLKIGKRFKKLRKSMLVSGVRAARVMTQFKMWKNVFFGVGDTISPLPDPHNSFS